Proteins encoded in a region of the Elizabethkingia bruuniana genome:
- a CDS encoding restriction endonuclease subunit S, whose translation MDKKTGYKKTPLGTVPSNWNIVEILEVLEYEQPSKYLTNNINKVNNLNNMPVLTANKAFVLGYTEDQDGIYNPDNPVIIFDDFTTASRYIDFRFKIKSSAIKILTAKAGNDTKFLYERLQLVKINTEDHKRRWISEFQEIAIALPPINEQNEIAKLSFTWDRSIRYNEQLLENFINRRRALVLKLTSDIGMNVVLTPLAKGVIKVKTGFIPEKEIFYQEIGIRSHAKGIFHKEPVTGKSLGNKSVFWIEPDCFVVNIVFAWEQAIAKTTEAERGMIASHRFPMYKPKEGVLDLDYLLYFFKSAKGKNLLELASPGGAGRNKTLGQSEFLKLKIPVPPIEEQKEIVRLLNTADKEIELQKKKIEAIKQQKKGLMQQLLTGKKRLKINTI comes from the coding sequence ATGGATAAAAAGACTGGATATAAGAAAACACCATTAGGAACAGTTCCCTCTAATTGGAATATCGTTGAAATACTTGAGGTTCTAGAATATGAACAGCCGAGCAAATATTTAACGAATAATATCAACAAGGTAAACAACTTGAACAACATGCCTGTATTAACAGCTAATAAAGCTTTTGTTTTAGGTTATACCGAAGATCAGGATGGTATATATAACCCTGATAATCCTGTAATAATTTTTGACGATTTTACTACTGCTAGCAGGTATATTGACTTTCGCTTTAAAATTAAATCTTCAGCCATAAAAATTTTAACAGCAAAGGCGGGTAACGACACAAAGTTCTTATATGAGAGACTTCAGCTAGTAAAGATTAATACTGAAGATCATAAAAGACGGTGGATTTCAGAATTTCAAGAAATAGCTATAGCGTTGCCGCCAATTAACGAGCAAAATGAAATTGCAAAACTTTCATTTACTTGGGATAGGTCAATTAGATATAATGAGCAATTACTTGAAAATTTTATAAATCGCAGACGTGCTCTTGTTTTAAAATTGACTTCTGACATCGGAATGAACGTAGTTTTAACACCGCTTGCAAAAGGAGTTATTAAAGTTAAAACAGGTTTTATTCCTGAGAAAGAAATTTTTTATCAAGAAATTGGTATAAGATCTCATGCTAAAGGCATTTTTCATAAAGAACCAGTAACAGGAAAAAGTTTAGGTAACAAATCCGTGTTTTGGATAGAACCCGATTGCTTTGTTGTAAATATTGTTTTTGCATGGGAGCAAGCAATAGCAAAGACAACGGAAGCAGAGAGAGGAATGATAGCTTCACATCGTTTTCCTATGTACAAACCTAAAGAAGGGGTTTTAGATCTGGATTACCTGTTGTACTTTTTTAAATCAGCAAAAGGGAAAAACTTATTAGAGTTGGCTTCTCCCGGTGGTGCAGGGCGAAACAAGACGTTAGGGCAATCTGAATTCCTAAAACTCAAAATACCCGTACCTCCAATTGAGGAGCAGAAGGAAATTGTTCGGTTACTAAATACAGCAGATAAGGAAATCGAACTACAAAAGAAGAAAATAGAAGCGATTAAACAACAGAAAAAAGGTTTGATGCAACAATTATTAACCGGGAAAAAGAGATTGAAAATAAATACTATTTAA
- a CDS encoding type I restriction-modification system subunit M, giving the protein MEKKLTQKEINNIVWKACDSFRGVLSSGQYKDYVLTMLFVKYVSDVWKDKKAFYTEKYKGDNVRIERALANERFKLPENATFDYLFENRNDVQLGDLIDRVLEQIEDSNRLKLAGVFRNITFNSESNLGQTKDRNRRLKNLLVDFSEMDLQPSHLEGNDVIGDSYEYLISMFAGDEGKKSGEFYTPSEVSTLLAKLLTPEAGNRLNDPTCGSGSLLIKLSKEVGSGNFSLYGQEVNGSTWALARMNMFLHEIDNATIEWGDTINNPRLLEGDQLMKFHIVAANPPFSLDKWGAENAVADQYNRFHRGVPPKSKGDYAFISHMIETTYEDIGRVGVIMPHGVLFRGSSEGKIRQQLIEENLLEAVIGLPANLFFGTGIPAVILIFNKAKESNKDVLFIDASKGFETGKNQNKLRDIDIKHIVETYKAFKISVPLATDKGSVIEDKYAYRAPLSEIKENDFNLNIPRYVDTFEEEEEVDIKAVQSEINTLKQQIDDVEAEMANYLKDLGY; this is encoded by the coding sequence ATGGAAAAGAAGCTCACTCAAAAAGAGATTAACAATATAGTATGGAAAGCCTGTGATTCATTCAGAGGAGTGTTAAGTAGCGGACAGTATAAAGATTATGTGCTGACGATGCTTTTTGTAAAGTATGTTTCTGATGTATGGAAAGACAAGAAAGCATTTTACACCGAAAAGTACAAAGGTGATAATGTGCGTATAGAACGGGCTTTGGCAAATGAACGATTTAAGCTTCCTGAAAATGCAACTTTCGATTATTTATTTGAAAATCGTAATGATGTACAATTAGGTGATTTAATCGACCGTGTTCTGGAACAAATTGAAGATTCCAACCGCTTGAAATTAGCAGGTGTTTTCAGAAATATTACGTTCAATTCAGAATCAAATCTTGGGCAAACAAAAGACCGTAACAGAAGACTGAAAAATTTGCTTGTCGATTTTTCTGAAATGGATTTACAGCCTTCGCATTTGGAAGGTAATGATGTGATCGGTGATTCTTATGAGTACCTGATTTCAATGTTTGCGGGTGATGAAGGAAAAAAATCAGGAGAATTTTATACCCCAAGTGAGGTTTCTACCCTATTAGCGAAGCTCCTTACTCCTGAAGCGGGTAATAGATTAAATGACCCAACCTGCGGTTCGGGCTCCTTATTGATTAAGCTATCCAAAGAAGTAGGATCCGGAAACTTTTCTTTATATGGACAGGAAGTAAACGGAAGCACTTGGGCTTTAGCTCGTATGAATATGTTTCTGCACGAGATTGATAACGCTACCATTGAATGGGGAGACACCATAAATAACCCACGCCTTTTGGAAGGTGATCAATTAATGAAGTTTCATATTGTGGCTGCAAATCCACCTTTTTCATTAGATAAATGGGGAGCGGAAAATGCGGTCGCTGATCAATACAATCGTTTCCATCGAGGTGTTCCTCCAAAAAGCAAAGGTGATTACGCCTTTATTAGTCATATGATTGAAACCACTTATGAAGATATTGGTCGTGTTGGAGTGATTATGCCGCATGGTGTATTGTTTAGGGGAAGCAGCGAAGGTAAAATCCGTCAGCAGTTGATTGAAGAAAATTTATTAGAAGCTGTCATTGGTTTACCTGCCAACTTATTTTTCGGGACTGGTATTCCAGCTGTTATTCTGATTTTCAACAAAGCAAAGGAATCCAATAAAGATGTTTTGTTCATTGATGCGAGCAAAGGTTTTGAAACAGGTAAAAATCAAAACAAACTGAGAGATATAGATATAAAACACATTGTTGAAACATACAAAGCTTTTAAAATCAGTGTTCCTCTTGCTACTGATAAAGGTAGTGTAATTGAAGACAAATATGCTTATCGAGCGCCCTTGAGCGAAATTAAAGAGAACGATTTTAATCTGAATATCCCTCGCTATGTGGATACGTTTGAAGAAGAGGAAGAGGTGGATATTAAAGCGGTACAATCAGAGATTAATACACTAAAGCAACAGATTGATGATGTGGAAGCAGAAATGGCTAACTATTTAAAAGATCTGGGATACTAG
- a CDS encoding restriction endonuclease subunit S codes for MQLKDISHLQFGFYDKPKEKGAVIYLQAKNFNDFGLFDGNGDGWVEITEKSKSHLLEEGDVLFVGKGMRNFAWKYSVDTGKAIASSIFFVIKPKSDLVDSDYLVTIFNSTKYQSFFQSLGAGSSIPSIRKNELEAVEIPLPPLEVQKKIAKLSDLHRAELALTGRLIDEKNKLFQAVINDILK; via the coding sequence ATGCAATTAAAAGATATATCCCATTTGCAATTTGGCTTTTATGACAAGCCAAAAGAAAAAGGTGCAGTTATCTATCTTCAGGCTAAAAATTTTAATGATTTTGGGCTGTTTGATGGTAATGGAGATGGATGGGTTGAAATAACAGAAAAGTCCAAAAGCCATCTTTTAGAAGAGGGAGATGTTTTATTTGTGGGGAAAGGGATGCGAAATTTTGCTTGGAAATACAGTGTTGATACAGGAAAAGCAATTGCTTCCTCTATCTTTTTTGTTATCAAGCCGAAGTCTGATCTTGTTGATTCAGACTATTTGGTTACGATTTTTAATTCGACTAAGTATCAATCATTTTTTCAGTCCCTTGGTGCAGGTAGCTCTATTCCTTCTATTCGTAAAAATGAACTCGAAGCAGTAGAAATCCCTCTTCCTCCATTAGAAGTTCAAAAAAAGATAGCCAAGCTAAGTGATTTGCATCGAGCAGAATTAGCTTTGACAGGAAGGTTGATAGACGAAAAAAATAAATTATTTCAAGCAGTAATAAATGATATTTTAAAATAA
- a CDS encoding DUF4134 domain-containing protein → MEKQRKKVLLAAVAILSGIGAFAQGNGSAGINEATQMVTSYFDPATQLIYAIGAVVGLIGGVKVYNKFSSGDPDTSKTAASWFGACIFLIVAATILRSFFL, encoded by the coding sequence ATGGAAAAACAGAGAAAAAAAGTTTTGCTGGCAGCCGTGGCAATTCTGTCAGGAATTGGTGCGTTCGCACAGGGAAACGGTTCGGCTGGCATCAACGAGGCTACTCAAATGGTAACGTCTTATTTCGACCCCGCAACCCAATTAATCTACGCCATTGGTGCGGTCGTGGGCTTGATAGGGGGCGTTAAGGTTTATAACAAGTTCAGTTCGGGCGACCCCGACACATCGAAGACTGCAGCATCCTGGTTTGGTGCGTGTATCTTCTTAATTGTTGCAGCTACCATCCTGCGTTCATTCTTCCTTTAA
- a CDS encoding DUF4133 domain-containing protein → MSNYNINKGIGRTVEFKGLKAQYLFIFAGGLLGTLILVMILYMAGVNSYICLFLGAGGASLIVWQTFSLNRKYGEHGLMKIGANKRHPRYIICRKPVHRYLKFTPKQNAV, encoded by the coding sequence ATGAGTAATTATAACATCAACAAAGGCATTGGGAGAACGGTGGAATTTAAAGGGCTGAAAGCACAATACCTGTTCATTTTTGCAGGCGGACTGCTCGGAACCCTTATCCTGGTCATGATACTTTACATGGCCGGGGTTAATTCCTACATCTGCCTTTTTCTTGGGGCAGGCGGTGCTTCGCTCATTGTATGGCAGACCTTTTCGCTGAACAGGAAGTACGGCGAACACGGGCTGATGAAAATTGGAGCCAATAAAAGGCATCCCCGCTACATCATCTGCCGCAAGCCTGTACACCGCTATTTAAAATTCACACCTAAACAGAATGCCGTATGA
- a CDS encoding TraG family conjugative transposon ATPase: MRNVAKTTTLENKFPLLAVENNCILSKDADITACFEVRLPELFTVASAEYEAIHSAWHKAIKTLPDFTVIHKQDWYIKESYAPDLAEDNQSFLAKSYQRHFNERPFLNHYCYLFLTKTTKERMRMQSNFSSLCKGTLIPKEIRNKETIHRFMEAVAQFERIVNDSGFVTLKRLTEDEIIGTEDTHGLLEQYLTLSRESGTPMQDIALGTEEVRIGNKRLSLHTLSDTDDLPGTVSADTRFEKLSTDRSDCRLSFAAPVGLLLSCNHIYNQYLFLDNSEDNLQKFEKSARNMHSLARYSRANQINKEWIEKYLNEAHSFGLSSIRAHFNIMAWSEDPAELKQLKNDCGSALALMECKPRHNTTDVATLFWAGMPGNAGDFPSEESFYTFIEPALCFFTEETNYHNSPSPFGIKMADRLTGKPIHLDISDLPMKRGIITNRNKFILGPSGSGKSFFTNHMVRQYYEQGAHVLLVDTGNSYQGLCELIKGKTKGEDGVYFTYTEDNPIAFNPFYTDDGVFDIEKRESVKTLILTLWKRDDEPPTRSEEVALSNAVSGYIERIKTDDVYPSFNGFYEYVKGDYRKVLEEKQVREKDFDIANFLNVLEPYYKGGEYDYLLNSDKQLDLLSKRFIVFEIDAIKDHKILFPIVTIIIMEVFINKMRRLKGIRKLILIEEAWKAIAKEGMAEYIKYLFKTVRKFFGEAIVVTQEVDDIIQSPIVKESIINNSDCKILLDQRKYMNKFDDIQAMLGLTDKEKSQVLSINMNNDASRLYKEVWIGLGGTNSAVYATEVSLEEYLAYTTEETEKMEVMQLASELDGNVELAIKHIAMQRRDKANQ; encoded by the coding sequence ATGAGAAATGTAGCAAAGACCACCACACTGGAAAACAAGTTCCCTTTGTTGGCAGTGGAGAACAACTGCATCTTATCCAAAGATGCGGACATTACCGCCTGCTTTGAAGTACGCTTGCCGGAATTGTTCACGGTAGCTTCTGCGGAATACGAAGCTATTCACTCCGCCTGGCACAAGGCTATCAAAACCTTGCCTGATTTTACGGTCATTCACAAACAGGATTGGTACATCAAAGAAAGCTATGCGCCCGATTTGGCAGAGGATAACCAAAGTTTTTTGGCAAAATCCTATCAACGCCATTTCAATGAGCGACCGTTCTTAAATCACTACTGTTACTTGTTCCTGACCAAGACCACTAAGGAAAGAATGCGGATGCAAAGTAATTTTTCATCGCTATGTAAAGGTACGCTGATACCAAAGGAAATCAGGAACAAGGAAACGATACACCGCTTTATGGAGGCGGTCGCCCAGTTTGAGCGTATCGTGAACGATAGCGGTTTTGTAACCCTGAAACGTCTGACCGAAGATGAAATCATCGGAACAGAAGATACACATGGATTACTGGAACAGTACCTCACGTTATCAAGGGAATCTGGAACACCAATGCAGGACATCGCACTCGGAACGGAAGAAGTCCGTATCGGAAACAAAAGGTTGAGCCTGCACACCTTGTCCGATACAGACGATTTGCCCGGAACGGTATCGGCTGATACCCGTTTTGAAAAGCTATCCACCGACCGGAGCGACTGCCGTTTGTCGTTCGCTGCTCCCGTGGGATTACTCCTTAGCTGTAACCATATCTACAACCAATATTTGTTTTTGGATAACAGCGAAGACAACCTGCAAAAGTTTGAAAAGTCCGCCCGCAATATGCACTCTTTGGCAAGGTATAGCAGGGCAAACCAAATCAACAAAGAGTGGATAGAAAAATACCTGAACGAAGCCCACAGCTTCGGTCTGTCGTCTATCAGGGCACACTTCAACATTATGGCGTGGTCGGAAGACCCTGCGGAGCTGAAACAGTTAAAGAACGATTGCGGTAGTGCATTGGCATTGATGGAGTGTAAGCCTCGCCACAACACTACGGACGTAGCCACTTTGTTTTGGGCTGGAATGCCCGGCAATGCAGGCGATTTTCCGAGTGAGGAAAGTTTTTACACTTTTATCGAACCTGCCTTGTGCTTCTTCACAGAAGAAACCAACTATCACAATTCGCCCTCGCCGTTCGGTATCAAGATGGCTGACAGGCTTACAGGAAAACCTATCCATTTGGATATTTCCGACCTGCCTATGAAGCGTGGGATTATCACGAACCGCAACAAATTCATTTTGGGGCCATCGGGTTCGGGAAAATCGTTCTTCACAAATCATATGGTAAGGCAATACTACGAACAGGGTGCTCACGTCCTGTTGGTGGATACAGGGAATAGTTATCAGGGCTTATGCGAACTCATCAAAGGAAAGACCAAAGGCGAAGACGGCGTGTATTTTACATACACCGAAGACAATCCCATTGCCTTTAACCCTTTCTATACCGATGATGGCGTGTTCGACATTGAGAAGCGGGAAAGTGTCAAGACTTTGATACTGACACTCTGGAAACGTGATGATGAACCGCCAACCCGTTCTGAAGAGGTTGCTCTTTCCAATGCCGTAAGCGGCTATATCGAACGTATCAAAACGGACGATGTTTACCCATCATTTAACGGTTTCTACGAGTATGTCAAAGGCGATTACCGCAAGGTACTCGAAGAAAAACAGGTAAGGGAAAAAGACTTTGACATTGCCAATTTCCTGAACGTACTCGAACCCTATTACAAGGGCGGCGAATATGATTATCTGCTCAACTCCGATAAGCAGTTAGACCTGCTTTCCAAACGCTTTATCGTGTTTGAAATTGATGCGATTAAAGACCACAAAATCCTCTTTCCCATAGTCACAATCATCATTATGGAAGTTTTCATCAACAAGATGAGGCGATTAAAAGGTATTCGCAAGCTCATTTTGATTGAAGAAGCCTGGAAAGCAATCGCAAAAGAAGGAATGGCGGAATACATAAAGTACCTCTTTAAAACGGTTAGGAAATTCTTCGGAGAAGCGATTGTCGTTACGCAAGAGGTAGATGATATTATCCAGTCGCCCATTGTAAAAGAAAGTATCATCAACAATTCCGACTGTAAAATCCTCTTAGACCAGCGTAAGTATATGAATAAATTCGATGACATACAGGCAATGTTGGGGCTTACAGATAAGGAAAAAAGTCAGGTACTTTCTATCAATATGAACAACGATGCAAGCCGACTGTACAAAGAGGTTTGGATTGGCTTAGGTGGTACGAACTCGGCAGTCTATGCCACCGAAGTTAGTTTGGAGGAATACCTCGCATACACCACCGAAGAAACCGAAAAAATGGAGGTAATGCAATTAGCTTCCGAATTGGACGGTAACGTAGAACTCGCCATTAAGCATATCGCAATGCAAAGGCGTGACAAAGCAAATCAATAG
- a CDS encoding DUF4141 domain-containing protein, translating to MKKFLFMVCTALMLAVAPSAKAQWVVNDPTNLASGILNSANEIVQTSSTVSNVIKNFKEVEKVYKQGKEYYDKLQAVNNLVKDARKVQQTVLLVGDVSEMYVTNFGKMMNDPNFSAQELAAISNGYSALLNESTELLKELKQIVTSSSLSLNDKERMDIIDRVYKEVKEYHSLVRYYTNKNISVSILRAKKQNNTKRVLDLYGTPNQKYW from the coding sequence ATGAAAAAGTTCCTTTTTATGGTGTGTACGGCACTAATGCTCGCCGTAGCACCGTCCGCTAAAGCACAATGGGTAGTAAACGACCCCACAAATCTGGCATCGGGTATTCTCAACAGTGCGAATGAAATCGTACAGACTTCTTCCACGGTATCCAATGTAATTAAAAATTTCAAGGAAGTGGAAAAGGTGTATAAACAGGGTAAGGAGTATTACGACAAGCTACAAGCTGTAAATAATCTTGTAAAAGATGCACGTAAGGTACAGCAGACTGTATTGCTTGTCGGTGACGTATCCGAAATGTATGTTACCAACTTCGGTAAGATGATGAACGACCCGAATTTTTCTGCACAGGAATTGGCAGCTATCAGCAATGGTTATTCGGCACTTTTGAATGAAAGTACCGAACTGCTGAAAGAACTCAAACAGATTGTAACCTCATCAAGCCTTTCGCTGAACGACAAAGAGCGTATGGATATTATTGATAGAGTGTACAAAGAAGTAAAGGAATACCACAGCTTGGTACGCTACTATACCAATAAGAATATCTCTGTAAGTATTCTAAGAGCAAAAAAGCAGAACAATACCAAAAGAGTGCTTGACCTCTATGGAACTCCTAACCAAAAATACTGGTAG
- the traJ gene encoding conjugative transposon protein TraJ, producing the protein MEFQNLHEVLRSLYDEMLPLSADMAAVAKGIAGLGALFYVAIKVWQALSRAEPIDMYPLLRPFALGLCIMFFPTIVLGTINAVLSPVVQGTHTILENQVLDLNNLQAKKDLLEREAMLRNPETAYLVSNEEFDKKLEELGWSPGDLITMSGMYMDRFAYQTEQAIKNWFRNLLEVLFQAAALVIDTIRTFFLIVLSILGPIAFAISVWDGFQSTLTQWLTRYVSVYLWLPVADLFSSMLAKIQSLIIEKDIAMLADPTYIPDTSNTVYIIFMIIGIVGYFTIPTVTGWIIQAGGAGNFTRNVNQAAMKTGNIAGAGTGSAVGNIGGKLMGK; encoded by the coding sequence ATGGAATTTCAAAATCTTCACGAAGTCCTACGCTCATTATATGATGAGATGCTCCCACTGTCCGCCGATATGGCGGCAGTGGCTAAAGGGATAGCCGGATTGGGGGCTTTGTTCTATGTTGCCATAAAAGTATGGCAGGCTTTGAGCAGGGCTGAACCCATTGATATGTACCCTTTGCTTCGTCCTTTCGCTTTGGGGCTTTGCATTATGTTTTTCCCAACTATCGTATTGGGAACAATCAATGCCGTGTTAAGTCCGGTGGTACAGGGTACTCACACAATCCTCGAAAATCAGGTGCTTGACCTCAACAATTTGCAGGCGAAAAAAGACCTGCTCGAACGGGAAGCTATGCTACGAAATCCTGAAACAGCCTATCTCGTATCAAATGAGGAATTTGATAAAAAGCTCGAAGAATTGGGCTGGTCGCCCGGCGATTTGATTACGATGTCGGGAATGTATATGGATAGGTTTGCCTACCAAACCGAACAAGCTATTAAGAATTGGTTTCGCAATCTGTTAGAGGTACTGTTTCAGGCAGCAGCTTTGGTTATTGATACCATAAGGACGTTCTTTCTCATTGTCCTGTCCATACTCGGGCCGATAGCCTTTGCGATAAGCGTGTGGGACGGTTTTCAGTCCACGCTCACGCAATGGCTGACCCGATACGTCAGCGTTTACCTGTGGTTGCCTGTGGCAGACCTGTTCAGCTCTATGCTTGCCAAAATACAATCCCTCATTATCGAAAAGGATATAGCAATGCTTGCCGACCCGACTTACATTCCTGATACCTCAAATACCGTGTACATCATCTTTATGATAATCGGTATCGTGGGCTACTTCACTATCCCAACGGTAACAGGCTGGATTATTCAGGCAGGCGGTGCAGGAAACTTTACCCGTAACGTAAACCAAGCCGCAATGAAAACCGGAAATATCGCCGGAGCAGGAACAGGTTCGGCAGTTGGAAATATCGGTGGCAAGTTAATGGGGAAATAA
- the traK gene encoding conjugative transposon protein TraK: MEFKTLRNIENSFRQIRLYAIVFAVLCLSVVGFSLWKSYSFAEEQRQKIYVLDNGKSLMLALSQDASINRPVEAREHVRRFHELFFTLAPDKNAIESNMSRAFNLADKSAFDYYKDLSEKGYYSRIISGNVQQRIEVDSVVCNFDTYPYAVRTYAKQFIIRSSNVTRRNLITSCYLVNSVRSDNNPQGFNIEKFAVIENRDIEVIER; this comes from the coding sequence ATGGAATTTAAAACATTAAGAAATATCGAAAACAGTTTTAGGCAAATACGGCTGTATGCCATTGTATTTGCCGTTCTCTGCCTAAGCGTGGTAGGATTTTCACTTTGGAAATCTTACAGCTTTGCGGAAGAACAACGCCAAAAAATCTATGTGCTGGATAATGGAAAATCGTTGATGCTTGCCTTATCGCAAGATGCAAGTATCAATCGACCTGTGGAAGCAAGGGAACACGTCAGGCGTTTTCACGAACTCTTTTTTACGCTTGCTCCCGACAAGAACGCTATCGAAAGCAATATGAGCAGGGCGTTCAACCTTGCCGATAAATCAGCTTTTGATTATTACAAAGACCTGTCGGAAAAGGGCTATTACAGCAGGATTATTTCGGGGAATGTACAGCAACGCATTGAGGTGGATAGTGTCGTGTGCAATTTCGACACCTATCCTTATGCGGTGCGTACCTACGCCAAACAATTCATTATCCGTTCGAGCAACGTGACCAGGCGTAACCTGATTACTTCCTGCTATCTCGTGAACTCTGTCCGTTCGGACAACAACCCGCAGGGCTTCAACATCGAAAAGTTTGCAGTGATAGAAAACAGGGATATAGAAGTTATCGAACGCTAA
- the traM gene encoding conjugative transposon protein TraM, which produces MKENENKKSVVRVTEGNQAATADVPQDGTQNKAEKLKKPLIFGLMGIVFVGCMYLIFKPSADKKEIENIGLNDAVPEATGAGMPADKGKAYELEMLERKEQEKRNALTTLSDYWNTEDKKEPNDEFSEEDESNSYGGGRGSGRNGNPALSSYRNAQSTLGSFYQDNNSETTELRRQLDELKEQLAEKDVPKSVTVDDQLALMEKSYQMAAKYLPTGTNSTEAPPVKSAGTATTGSTQKEHFVAFTPTRKNTVSALYREPTDSAFLADWSETRNRGFYTAGSIEQTAQPKNSIKACVHDAQTVIGETGVRLRLLEPAQTPGRTIPKGTIVTANAKFQGGRLQLKITSVELEGNIIPVDITIYDLDGQQGLYVPYSPEMNALTEMAGNMSQTSGTSIMLTQNAGQQVAADLSRGVVQGVSGYFAKKVRTPKVTLKAGHQVFLVSKK; this is translated from the coding sequence ATGAAAGAAAATGAGAACAAAAAGTCGGTTGTTCGGGTAACGGAAGGGAACCAGGCAGCAACCGCTGATGTACCGCAAGACGGTACACAGAACAAAGCCGAAAAGCTCAAAAAGCCGCTCATCTTTGGCTTAATGGGAATTGTCTTCGTAGGTTGTATGTACCTCATATTTAAACCATCCGCAGACAAAAAGGAAATCGAGAACATCGGGCTGAACGATGCAGTACCAGAGGCTACCGGAGCAGGAATGCCTGCCGACAAAGGCAAGGCTTACGAGTTGGAAATGCTGGAACGCAAAGAGCAAGAAAAACGCAATGCACTTACCACGCTTTCTGACTATTGGAATACTGAAGACAAAAAAGAGCCTAATGATGAATTTTCCGAAGAAGACGAAAGCAACAGCTATGGCGGTGGCAGAGGTTCGGGCAGAAACGGCAATCCGGCATTGAGCAGTTACCGCAATGCACAAAGCACATTGGGTTCATTTTATCAGGATAACAACTCGGAAACAACAGAACTCCGCAGGCAATTGGACGAACTAAAAGAACAATTAGCCGAGAAAGATGTGCCTAAATCTGTAACCGTTGATGACCAGCTTGCCCTAATGGAGAAATCCTACCAGATGGCGGCAAAGTATCTGCCAACGGGTACAAATTCGACAGAAGCTCCACCTGTTAAAAGTGCAGGTACAGCTACGACCGGTTCAACTCAAAAAGAACATTTTGTAGCGTTTACACCGACAAGGAAAAACACCGTTTCCGCTTTGTATCGTGAGCCTACGGACAGTGCCTTTTTAGCCGATTGGAGCGAAACAAGAAACCGGGGCTTTTATACCGCAGGTTCTATTGAGCAAACGGCACAACCGAAAAACAGTATCAAAGCCTGTGTACACGATGCACAAACGGTTATCGGCGAAACAGGGGTACGATTGCGATTGTTAGAGCCAGCCCAAACGCCCGGGCGTACCATTCCAAAAGGAACGATTGTAACAGCTAATGCCAAATTTCAGGGTGGACGATTACAGCTAAAAATTACCTCCGTAGAATTAGAGGGCAACATCATTCCGGTTGATATTACTATTTACGATTTGGACGGACAGCAAGGCTTGTACGTTCCGTATTCGCCCGAAATGAACGCCCTTACCGAAATGGCGGGCAATATGAGCCAGACTTCGGGAACAAGCATAATGCTCACGCAGAATGCAGGACAACAGGTTGCTGCTGATTTAAGCCGTGGCGTGGTACAGGGTGTTTCGGGCTATTTCGCCAAAAAGGTAAGAACCCCAAAGGTTACGCTAAAAGCGGGGCATCAGGTCTTCCTTGTATCTAAAAAATAA